In Tenebrio molitor chromosome 8, icTenMoli1.1, whole genome shotgun sequence, a genomic segment contains:
- the LOC138136652 gene encoding kynurenine formamidase-like, with product MADYDNSLEKLYLPSRWSQRFPPDLIVEKHTTLACQESEKARRLIPHELNIPYGPLHKEKIDIFGTDLSDDAPLFVFVHGGYWQEQTLTRDTYHFIATNLHKRGAKSMFIGYELCPSVPLTKIIEEAEVATKKCIDYARKHNSKGVYLTGYSAGSHLVASLYTDLVKELSCEDRGVVTAAILIAGIYDLHEIPKTSVNGPLKLDAEEADKLSPYRREIAGGVKTSFYVVSAENDSPEFRKQSREFHEKLVSLGVKSTLVVCEDVDHFDVVERLTDEDFQLTKLILDLVKQ from the exons ATGGCGGACTATGACAACTCTCTAGAAAAATTGTACTTGCCCAGTAGATGGTCCCAACGATTTCCACCGGATTTGATTGTGGAAAAACACACAACACTAGCTTGTCAAG AGAGTGAAAAGGCCCGACGTTTAATTCCTCATGAGCTAAATATACCCTACGGACCTCTCCACAAAGAGAAAATCGATATTTTTGGAACGGACTTGAGCGATG ACGCCCCTCTCTTTGTGTTCGTCCACGGAGGCTACTGGCAAGAGCAAACCTTGACACGCGACACTTATCACTTTATTGCGACAAATCTGCACAAAAGAGGCGCAAAATCGATGTTTATTGGGTACGAGCTTTGTCCCAGCGTTCCTTTGACAAAAATTATCGAAGAGGCGGAAGTCGCAACAAAGAAATGTATCGATTACGCCAGGAAGCACAACTCAAA GGGGGTTTATCTAACCGGTTATTCCGCTGGGTCTCATCTGGTGGCATCTCTTTACACAGATTTGGTTAAAGAGTTGAGTTGCGAAGATCGCGGAGTTGTCACAGCTGCAATTTTGATCGCAGGGATTTATGACCTACATGAAATACCGAAAACTTCGGTGAATGGTCCGCTCAAATTAGACGCAGAAGAAGCCGACAAGTTGAGTCCTTACAGACGAGAAATCGCGGGCGGTGTCAAGACTTCTTTTTATGTTGTCTCGGCGGAAAATGACAGCCCGGAGTTTCGGAAACAATCGAGGGAGTTTCACGAGAAGCTTGTGAGTTTGGGTGTGAAGTCAACACTGGTCGTTTGCGAAGACGTCGACCATTTTGACGTTGTTGAACGTCTGACGGACGAAGATTTTCAGTTGACAAAACTGATCCTGGATTTAGTAAAACAGTAG
- the LOC138136653 gene encoding uncharacterized protein, whose translation MSGKEIQSYFEFVLPLVKTAGKVIVEAKDIEIEIKTEIYDLVTIYDRKVEDILIKTIKKQYPTHKFIGEEESSAKSQISELTDDPTWIIDPIDGTANFVRGFPVTCISIGLTINKEQVLGIVYNPYMDEMYTAIKGQGAYMNGKRIYTNKQSDIQKTVINYEVSLARAEKYRDLYLYRFSHLIGVVQGMRSMGSAALGLCYVANGSMDAYQCDGLYPWDAAAGVVIVREAGGAVADSTIGKEFDIMNPNFIAAASKPLLDQLLAVEKQADDERLAALLVKKANIGCR comes from the exons ATGAGCGGAAAAGAAATCCAATCGTATTTCGAATTCGTCCTGCCACTCGTCAAGACAGCAGGGAAA GTAATCGTCGAAGCCAAAGACATAGAAATCGAAATCAAAACGGAAATATACGACCTGGTCACGATTTACGACAGAAAAGTCGAAGACATTTTGATTAAAACAATCAAGAAGCAGTATCCCACTCACAA ATTCATAGGGGAGGAAGAGTCTTCGGCGAAGAGCCAGATATCGGAACTGACGGACGATCCCACCTGGATCATCGACCCCATAGATGGGACAGCAAATTTTGTACGGGGCTTCCCAGTCACTTGCATTTCAATCGGACTCACCATCAACAAAGAACAAGTTCTTGGGATTGTGTACAACCCGTACATGGACGAGATGTACACGGCGATCAAGGGCCAAGGTGCTTACATGAACGGCAAAAGAATCTACACCAACAAACAGTCCG ACATCCAGAAAACCGTCATCAACTATGAGGTATCTCTGGCGAGAGCTGAAAAATACCGCGACTTGTACCTCTACAGGTTCAGCCACTTGATCGGGGTGGTTCAGGG GATGCGTTCGATGGGGTCTGCCGCTCTTGGGTTGTGTTACGTGGCTAACGGCTCCATGGATGCGTACCAGTGCGACGGGCTGTACCCGTGGGACGCCGCAGCTGGGGTCGTGATAGTCAGGGAGGCTGGAGGAGCCGTCGCTGATTCGACAA TCGGAAAAGAATTCGACATCATGAATCCTAATTTCATAGCTGCGGCCTCGAAACCGCTGCTGGATCAATTGTTGGCTGTTGAAAAACAAGCCGATGATGAAAGGCTGGCCGCGCTGTTGGTCAAAAAGGCCAACATCGGTTGTAGATAG
- the LOC138136654 gene encoding kynurenine formamidase-like produces the protein MEDLTVLYSPSYWSKRLSSPKEVENYHLEFVNQASATTRNEIPCQLDVAYGSSDRQKLDIFGTDLRDDAPILMFFHGGYWQTKELSRASYHFIAKTLHRHNIKTIFVGYDLCPDVTIPQIVHQVGQSARKCLEYAKEKRSRGVYFMGHSAGAHLVASLFTASICEEDKSIVKGAILASGLFDLSPLQKTAINEPLKLDEEVAEEMSPLKRGLFNGTAFYLIVGANESPEFVRQSKEFATKLRDLGFQADFSLIENVDHFDLIEKLAEEEYELVSRLVKIMK, from the exons ATGGAAGACCTGACTGTGCTGTACTCTCCAAGTTATTGGTCCAAGAGGTTATCATCGCCTAAAGAAGTGGAAAACTATCACTTAGAGTTTGTCAATCAAG CTAGTGCCACAACAAGAAACGAGATACCTTGCCAGTTGGATGTTGCGTACGGTTCCTCCGACAGGCAAAAGCTCGACATTTTCGGCACCGACTTACGCGACG ACGCCCCAATTCTCATGTTTTTCCACGGCGGCTATTGGCAAACCAAAGAATTATCCCGCGCCAGTTACCACTTCATCGCCAAGACTTTGCACCGACACAACATCAAAACCATCTTCGTCGGCTACGACCTGTGTCCGGACGTTACCATCCCCCAGATTGTCCACCAGGTCGGACAATCCGCGCGAAAATGTCTGGAGTACGCCAAAGAAAAGCGATCCAG AGGTGTGTATTTCATGGGACACTCCGCCGGAGCGCATCTCGTCGCGTCCCTTTTCACCGCGTCGATTTGTGAAGAGGACAAGTCTATTGTGAAAGGAGCGATCCTGGCGTCAGGACTGTTCGATTTGTCGCCACTACAAAAAACCGCAATTAACGAGCCGCTCAAATTGGATGAGGAAGTGGCCGAAGAGATGAGTCCTTTGAAACGGGGGCTCTTCAACGGAACTGCGTTTTATCTGATCGTGGGGGCGAACGAGAGCCCCGAATTTGTCAGGCAGTCGAAAGAATTCGCCACAAAGCTGAGGGATTTGGGCTTTCAGGCGGACTTCAGCcttattgaaaatgttgatCATTTCGATCTCATAGAAAAGCTGGCAGAGGAAGAGTACGAGCTGGTGTCACGTCttgttaaaataatgaaataa
- the LOC138136651 gene encoding uncharacterized protein encodes MDYFPFMKDCLKEFQYPKIQSMDDPEITDIFSKVNREFLVSWILKQIDQDFCTFVESATKEDLAEIIYCHGFCDASIKYKFMNGECESNKQFRILYRMFKHLKSVSDAKKCDQQVDNFPLEQIETCSDFNTNLFPTYGPKRTLTAAERHKKMQDYRQEIENLRSSIAAAASKQTQNAPSLDPSLTHQLGATMHDIEMNFPDFKRKVLDLMRERDGLEVERSCFGPDFAEKLAACSKNMKVLLEYIQSINKMADFNENNKDLDTVGLNNRSSALMRQIAELCNDVTALKKE; translated from the exons ATGGATTATTTCCCGTTTATGAAGGATTGTCTGAAAGAGTTTCAATACCCCAAAATACAAAGCATGGACGATCCGGAAATCACCGATATTTTCTCCAAGGTGAACAGAGAGTTTCTGGTCTCGTGGATCCTCAAACAAATCGATCAAGATTTTTGCACGTTTGTAGAAAGCGCCACCAAAGAAGACTTAGCAGAGATAATTTATTGCCACGGATTTTGTGATGCTTCGATTAAGTACAAGTTTATGAATGGAGAGTGCGAGAGCAACAAacaa TTTCGAATATTATACAGGATGTTCAAGCACTTGAAAAGCGTTTCTGACGCGAAAAAATGCGACCAACAAGTCGACAATTTCCCACTGGAACAGATCGAGACTTGTTCCGACTTTAACACTAATTTGTTCCCAACGTACGGCCCCAAACGCACACTAACTGCGGCGGAGCGTCACAAGAAGATGCAAGACTATCGGCAAGAAATTGAAAACCTTCGGAGCTCGATAGCCGCAGCTGCCTCCAAACAAACGCAAAACGCGCCGTCACTGGACCCCAGCTTGACACACCAGCTTGGCGCGACCATGCACGATATCGAAATGAATTTTCCCGATTTTAAAAGGAAGGTTCTGGATCTGATGCGAGAAAGGGACGGGTTGGAGGTCGAGCGGTCGTGCTTTGGTCCTGATTTTGCGGAGAAACTCGCCGCCTGCAGCAAGAACATGAAAGTGTTGCTTGAG TACATTCAGAGTATAAACAAGATGGcggattttaatgaaaacaacAAGGACTTGGACACGGTGGGGCTTAACAACAGGAGCAGCGCTTTGATGCGGCAAATCGCCGAGTTATGCAACGACGTCACAGCTTTAAAAAAGGAATAA